The following are encoded in a window of Bradyrhizobium guangdongense genomic DNA:
- a CDS encoding beta strand repeat-containing protein, producing MTTTITSTNQTVLSASAFTSSIGVNTHVSYAWGGYNNLALVEADLKYLGVTSLRDGLTNIPAAQPVLDGLASAGYKFDLGVSSSIPASGAAGLQQYIDALDAFQAKHPGSIIALEGLNEVNLQAFSYNGSSTIEAAAQFQQAYYAAIKADASLAKLPVYNLTLGYTDPADFAKLGNLGAYSDYANSHAYVSTGTTPAAALSSALNLASSVSPGDPSVITETGYTTLSTTPFLGVNEAVQAKSILNTVMDAFKDGVGTTYLYELLDRNSSSSDTNAQSHFGLFYDDGTPKLAATAVHNLTTILNDDGKGSGQPTSPLNYTLSNMPDSGNSMVLGKSNGAYDLVVWAEPKVWDPTTNSEISNPSQTVTVQLDAVHQSIKVYDPTGGTDPIATYSNVSSFTIPVSDHPVIIEIDGVARASSGGTQAADVTGTAAQIVAELADLSASTTLQSITLTDTHVLPVASTSTMSYIISHYGNALAAIQGGYSFSVTTSTTSWSETKFFNASGTLTGTQTSNFSNGVITSKSLVNVDSSSDTILYSNGVKTQEVIVSANGAKQTINYNSDGSISSETVVGSDKSVTTTVYANGLKSKVYLTNADGTHTNTFYGITGQAYTTQIQTAKADGTMTSITQLHADGTTQYTKILNADGSTTTDLYNSAGQKTSEVRNYTDGSSLTTNYDTTVKVAQTVAKVGGASTTTNYTAGVLASIYITSADGTKESKLFTAGVISSDFVQKTDGSSSTTVYASGVKSKVYVTNADGTHTNTFYNITGQAYTTQIQTTKADGTVTALTNLHADGTTQYTKVTNADGSTTTGLYNSAGQRITVVQNYTDGSSLTTTYNTSGVATQTVAKAANGDATTTNLSAGVPTSIYIINADGSKETKLYAAGLITTDLVQKTDGSSSMTVFASGVKSKVYVTHTDGTHTNTFYNITGQPYTTQIQTTKADGTITAFTNLHADGTTQYTKVLNADGSTTTGQYDSTGHKTTEIVNYANGSTLISTYNAAGSVTQTVAKAGGDSTTTNFSSGVKTSVYITHADGSKETDLYTTGHLTSTLIQKTDGSSSTTVYSNDIKTATYDTHADGTHTNTFFNVTGKAYTTEIQQIKADGSVTSITDLHADGSLQYSKVVNSDGSVTTDLYDSTGHKTTEVQNYANGSSLTSTYDTTGSVTQTVAKASGNTTTTNYSSGVKTSVYINNADGSKDTQTYSSGKIASDFAQHTDGSSSTTVYADGVKTKMYVTNADGSHDNFYFNATSTEHDFYTTAGNLASVDILNADGTHNASAKVAGITLAGGAGNDVFAVAGAGSTTISFGGGNDTVNGFHAGSAAGYDTVAISKLMATDYSHLQISQSGADTLVHVTASDSILLKNVVAANLTSNDFAFV from the coding sequence ATGACGACGACTATCACCAGCACCAATCAGACTGTCCTTTCGGCAAGCGCGTTCACGAGTTCCATCGGCGTCAACACTCACGTGTCTTATGCGTGGGGCGGCTACAACAATCTCGCACTCGTCGAAGCAGATCTGAAATATCTCGGCGTCACTTCGCTTCGTGATGGTTTGACGAATATCCCGGCGGCGCAGCCGGTGCTCGACGGTCTGGCAAGCGCGGGCTACAAGTTCGATCTCGGCGTTTCATCGTCGATCCCGGCGTCGGGGGCAGCGGGCTTGCAGCAATACATCGACGCGCTCGACGCTTTCCAGGCGAAACACCCGGGCAGCATCATCGCGCTGGAGGGCCTGAACGAGGTCAACCTCCAGGCGTTCAGCTACAACGGCAGCTCGACGATCGAGGCCGCCGCGCAATTTCAGCAAGCGTACTACGCCGCGATCAAGGCCGATGCATCGCTCGCCAAACTTCCCGTCTACAACCTCACCCTCGGCTACACCGATCCCGCCGACTTCGCGAAGCTTGGCAATCTCGGCGCATACTCGGATTACGCCAACTCGCACGCTTACGTCAGCACCGGCACCACGCCGGCGGCCGCTCTGTCCTCGGCTCTCAACCTCGCGAGCTCCGTGTCACCAGGCGATCCTTCGGTCATCACCGAGACCGGCTACACGACGCTGAGCACCACGCCGTTCCTCGGCGTCAACGAGGCGGTTCAGGCCAAGTCCATCCTCAACACGGTGATGGACGCCTTCAAGGACGGCGTCGGCACGACCTATCTCTACGAGCTGCTCGATCGCAACTCGTCCAGCAGCGACACCAATGCGCAAAGCCATTTCGGGCTGTTCTACGACGACGGCACGCCCAAACTCGCCGCCACCGCCGTCCACAACCTGACGACGATCCTCAACGACGACGGAAAAGGCAGCGGCCAGCCGACGAGCCCGCTGAACTATACGCTCAGCAACATGCCGGACTCCGGCAACAGCATGGTGCTCGGCAAGAGCAATGGTGCCTATGATCTCGTCGTCTGGGCCGAACCGAAGGTCTGGGATCCGACGACGAACTCGGAAATCAGCAATCCGAGCCAGACCGTCACGGTCCAACTCGACGCCGTACATCAGTCGATCAAGGTCTACGATCCGACCGGTGGAACCGACCCGATCGCGACCTACAGCAATGTCAGCTCGTTCACGATTCCGGTGAGCGATCACCCGGTCATCATCGAGATCGACGGCGTCGCCCGGGCGTCCTCGGGGGGGACCCAGGCCGCCGACGTCACCGGCACCGCCGCGCAGATCGTCGCGGAGCTCGCCGACCTCTCCGCCTCGACCACCCTGCAGTCGATCACGCTGACCGATACGCATGTGCTCCCTGTCGCCTCCACATCGACGATGAGCTACATCATCTCGCATTATGGCAACGCCCTTGCCGCGATTCAGGGCGGCTACTCCTTCTCCGTCACCACCTCGACGACGAGCTGGAGCGAGACCAAGTTCTTCAATGCGTCCGGCACGCTGACAGGGACGCAGACCTCCAACTTCAGCAACGGCGTCATCACCAGCAAGTCGCTCGTCAACGTCGACTCGAGCAGCGACACGATCCTGTACTCGAACGGCGTGAAGACGCAGGAAGTGATCGTCAGCGCAAACGGCGCGAAGCAGACCATCAACTACAATTCGGACGGCAGCATCTCCAGCGAGACGGTTGTCGGCTCCGACAAGTCGGTCACGACCACGGTTTATGCGAACGGCCTGAAGTCCAAGGTCTATCTGACCAATGCCGACGGCACGCATACCAACACGTTCTACGGCATCACCGGGCAGGCCTACACGACCCAGATCCAGACCGCCAAGGCCGATGGAACGATGACTTCCATCACCCAACTGCACGCAGACGGCACGACGCAGTACACCAAGATCCTCAACGCCGACGGCAGCACAACCACCGACCTCTACAACAGCGCCGGCCAGAAGACGTCGGAAGTGCGCAACTATACCGACGGCTCGAGCCTGACCACGAACTACGACACCACCGTCAAGGTGGCGCAGACCGTGGCAAAGGTCGGCGGTGCCAGCACGACGACGAACTACACCGCTGGCGTGCTGGCTTCGATCTACATCACCAGCGCCGACGGGACCAAGGAAAGCAAGCTGTTCACCGCCGGCGTGATCAGCAGCGATTTCGTCCAGAAGACCGACGGATCATCCTCGACGACGGTCTATGCAAGCGGCGTAAAATCCAAGGTGTATGTCACCAACGCCGACGGCACCCACACCAACACGTTCTACAACATCACCGGCCAGGCCTACACGACGCAGATCCAGACCACCAAGGCGGACGGAACGGTGACCGCCCTCACCAACCTGCATGCCGACGGCACGACACAGTATACCAAGGTCACGAACGCCGACGGCAGCACCACCACAGGCCTCTACAACAGCGCCGGCCAGAGAATCACCGTCGTTCAGAACTACACGGACGGTTCGAGCCTCACCACCACCTACAACACATCAGGGGTCGCAACGCAGACGGTTGCCAAGGCTGCCAACGGCGACGCCACCACGACGAACCTCAGCGCGGGTGTTCCGACCTCGATCTACATCATCAACGCCGACGGCAGCAAGGAAACCAAGCTGTACGCAGCCGGCCTCATCACGACCGATCTCGTTCAAAAAACTGATGGATCGTCATCGATGACGGTCTTCGCAAGCGGCGTGAAATCGAAGGTGTATGTCACCCACACCGATGGCACCCACACCAACACCTTCTACAACATCACCGGCCAGCCCTACACGACGCAGATCCAGACCACCAAGGCTGACGGAACGATCACGGCCTTCACCAACCTGCATGCCGACGGCACGACGCAATACACCAAGGTCCTGAACGCGGACGGCAGCACCACCACCGGCCAGTACGACAGCACGGGCCACAAGACGACGGAGATCGTCAACTACGCCAACGGCTCCACGCTGATCTCCACCTACAATGCGGCGGGCAGCGTCACGCAGACCGTGGCGAAGGCCGGCGGCGACTCCACGACCACGAACTTCAGCAGCGGCGTGAAGACATCGGTCTACATCACGCATGCCGACGGCTCCAAGGAGACCGACCTCTACACGACCGGTCACCTCACCAGCACGCTGATCCAGAAGACGGACGGCTCGTCGTCGACCACGGTCTACAGCAACGACATCAAGACCGCGACCTACGACACGCATGCCGACGGCACGCATACCAATACGTTCTTCAACGTCACCGGCAAGGCCTACACGACCGAGATCCAGCAGATCAAGGCGGACGGCAGCGTCACGTCGATCACCGATCTGCACGCCGACGGCAGCCTGCAATACAGCAAGGTGGTCAATTCGGACGGCAGCGTCACCACCGATCTGTATGACTCGACCGGGCACAAGACGACGGAGGTCCAGAACTATGCCAATGGCTCGAGCCTGACGTCTACCTACGACACGACCGGCAGCGTGACCCAGACGGTGGCCAAGGCCAGCGGCAACACCACGACGACCAACTACAGCAGCGGCGTCAAGACGTCGGTCTACATCAACAATGCCGACGGCTCGAAGGACACCCAGACGTATTCGAGCGGCAAGATCGCCAGCGACTTCGCCCAGCACACCGACGGCTCGTCCTCGACGACGGTCTACGCCGACGGCGTCAAGACCAAGATGTACGTCACCAATGCCGACGGGTCGCACGACAACTTCTACTTCAACGCCACAAGCACCGAGCACGACTTCTACACCACCGCCGGAAACCTGGCCTCCGTCGACATCCTGAACGCGGACGGCACGCACAATGCGTCGGCCAAGGTCGCTGGCATCACGCTCGCCGGCGGCGCCGGCAACGACGTCTTCGCGGTGGCCGGCGCCGGCTCGACCACGATCTCCTTCGGCGGCGGCAACGACACGGTGAACGGCTTCCATGCCGGATCCGCGGCGGGCTACGACACGGTCGCGATCTCGAAGCTGATGGCCACGGACTACAGTCACCTCCAGATCAGCCAGTCCGGAGCCGACACCCTGGTCCACGTCACGGCGAGCGACTCGATCCTGCTGAAGAACGTCGTCGCCGCGAACCTGACCAGCAACGACTTCGCGTTCGTCTGA